The Spirosoma oryzicola region TCAGTAGAAGTCTGCTGGGAGTTCTGATCGTGTTTTTTCTAGGGTCTTGCAGTCCGTTCTCCAAATTGCAGAAGAGCGGAAATGACGATCAAAAATATAAAGCAGCCGTTGAGTATTATAAAAAAGAAGACTGGTATCATGCTGGCCTGCTCTTTGAAGAACTGATTCCGGTATTGAAAGGTAGCACCGAATCAGAACTGGCGCAGTTCTACCATGCTTACACGCAGTTTCACCAGCAGCAGTACTTGCTGAGTGCAACGCTCTTCAAGAAATTTTACGAAACATTTGCCCGCAGTGAGTACGCGCAGGAGGCTATGTATATGTATGCCTACTCGCTGTATAAAGATACTCCGCAGTACAATCTCGATCAGTCAAATACGCTCACCGCAACCTCGGCTCTTCAGGATTTCATTAACACCTACCCGGATAGCAAATACCGCGACGAATGCACGAAAATCATTCTCGAACTACGCGGTAAGCTGGAACGGAAAGCGTACGAAAAAGCCAAGCTTTATTACAAAACCAGTGGTTTTAACATCGCATCGTATAAGTCGTCGGTTATTGCCATCAACAACTTTCAGAAGGAGTTTCCAGATTCGGAATACAACGAAGAACTGGCCTTCATGAAAGTGGATGCTGAATATAGCCTTGCCAATAATAGCCTGGAAAGTAAGCAAAAGGAACGCTATCAGGACGCAATCAGTTACTATCAGGCATTCATTGACAAATATCCTAGCAGCAAGTACGTAAAACAGGCTGAACGGATGTATGAATCCAGTCAAAAGGAAATCGAACGGCTCGACAAACTGGAGCAGGAGCGCGAAAAATTAAAGAACCTGCACAACCGTCCAGCTAAAGTAACAGCAGCAAATCAATAGTTTATGATTTATGAATAGCAGCGGTAAACGCTGCTGTCCGTGAACCAAAACCAAAATAGTATGGCAACGAATCAATCGATCATTACCCGCGACAACGACAAAATCGCACTTCCTACGGGCAATCTATACGAATCAGTATCGATTATTTCAAAACGCGCCCGGCAGATCGCAACCAAAAACAAAGAAGAACTGAGCAATAAACTGTCTGAGTTCGTTTCAGCAGTAGACAATCTGGAAGAGGTATTTGAAAACCGCGAACAGATCGAAATCTCGAAATTCTACGAGCGGATGCCGAAACCAACATCGACCGCTACGGATGAATTTCTGGAAAGCAAGGTGTACTGGCGCTATAACGACGAAGAGTAGTCTTTAGCCATTCCTAATGATATTCTCATAGCCGCACGGTACATTTGCCGTGCGGTTTTTTGATTTGTGATTTCAAGACTTTCTTGTGAACGGAAAACGTATTCTTCTGGGAGTAACGGGCAGTATATCTGCCTACAAATCAGCGCTACTCGTCCGCTTACTAGTCAAAGCCGGGGCCGACGTACAGGTTGTTATGACCCAGTCGGCGCAGGAATTTATCACCCCGCTTACGTTAGCCACACTGTCAAAACGCCCGGCCTTATCCGCTTTTGTGAACGACGCAAGCGGTAGCTGGAACAATCACGTTGAACTTGGCCTGTGGGCGGATGCGCTTGTGATTGCGCCCGCATCGGCTCATACGCTCGCCCGCTGCGCCCACGGCTTCTGTGATGATCTGTTGTCAGCAGTTTATTTATCGGCAAAGTGTCCTGTATTTTTTGCCCCAGCCATGGATCTGGACATGTACCGCCACGCTACCACAATCGAGAATCTTCAGCGACTCGAATCATACGGTAACCACATCATCCGGGCCGAACACGGAGAATTAGCCAGTGGCCTTGTCGGTGAAGGACGATTAGCCGAACCTGAAACCATTGTTCAACGGCTGGAATCGTTTTGGAATCAGGAGGCCCAACAATTTAATTCTGACCATAGTAATTCGTCTTTTCCCGTGGGTTCTGGCCCCCTGCTCAACAAACATGTTCTGATTACAGCGGGCCCAACGCAAGAAGCGATTGATCCGGTTCGTTATATCAGCAATCACTCGACGGGTAAAATGGGGTATGCAATTGCCCGCGCTTTTGCGCAGACAGGGGCTCAGGTAACATTAGTTAGTGGTCCAACAGCCCTGCCACTTCCTCATCCATCCGTTCGGCGCATCGATGTACGGTCAGCTAAAGAAATGTTTGAAGCCTCACAGGCCGTATTCCCGGTCGCCGATGTGGTGGTTTTAAGCGCGGCTGTCGCCGATTACACCCCGGTCTACGTGGCTGAGCAAAAGATCAAAAAAAAAGAAAATCAGTTTTCGCTCGAACTGACCAAAACTACCGACATTGCGGCTACGCTCGGTAGTCAGAAACGGTCCGACCAATTCCTTATGGGCTTTGCGCTGGAAACGAACAATGAGCGCGAGAATGCCTTGAAAAAGCTGAAAAGCAAACACCTGGACTGGATTGTTCTGAATTCATTGCGCGATCAGGGTGCAGGCTTTGGACACGATACAAACAAAATTACGGTTATTGACAAAGACGAGCAAACCCACGAATTTGCGTTGAAAACGAAAGATGAAGTCGCGCAGGATCTGGTTAATCTGGTCGTAAAAAAGCTGTCGGTATGAAGCGAATACTAGTAATCATAAGCCTGCTTTGCGGTATGCTTCCAGCACAGGCGCAGGAGCTGAATTGTCAGGTTACCATCAACTCGGATCAGCTGTTTGCCCAGCAGAAAACGGATTTTTCCTACGTTAATCAGCTCAAGGGAATCGTTACCGAGTTTATGAATAACCGGCGATGGACCAACGACCAGTACACGGTTTCTGAACGAATCAATTGTTCGCTCAATATTAACCTCATCAAGTCATTGACCCAGGGGGTATTTGAAGCAACTGCGCAGATTGTTGTCACCCGACCAGTTTATGGTTCAAGCTACGAGACTACGACCTTTAGCTACGTCGATCGGGCCTTTAACTTCGTTTATTTGCCCACCACACCGGTTTACTACCGAGAGAATCAATTTTCCGACGATCTTACTTCGTTACTAGCTTTTTACGCCAATGTAATCCTGGCGGTTGACTACGATACCTTCAGCAAGCGGGGTGGCAACCCGTTTATTCAGCGAGCCTTTACAATCATGAACCTGGCTCAGCAGGGCTCCCCCAACGGAGCCTGGCAAACGGGCGGTGATCGGCGCAATCGGTACTGGCTTGTCGAGAATCTGCAAAATCAGCAATTGCTTCCGTTTCGTGATGGATTATATACCTACCACCGCTTGGGATTGGACGTATTTGCCGCCAATCCAGTACAGGTGCGCAAGCAAACGCTCTCACTGTTGACTACCATTCGCACCATCGGGCTTCAACTGCCTAACTCGGTACTAATCAATTCGTTCTTCGACGCCAAGTCGCAGGAATTGCTGAATATCTTGTACGAAGGAACACCAGCGGAACGTAAACAAGCGTTTGATTTGCTGTCGTATCTGGACCCTAGTAAAACTGAAGCCTACCGAAAATTGGTGGCTGCCGGTCAATAGCCACCAATTTTTTAGCAGCCTTCCGGGAAGCAACGGTAGGAATGCAAATTGATGCCAGAAACCCCTGTCTGTTTTGAACCGCACTCAAACAGGCATTGTTGTTTAAGTAAGAGCTTCATCTATGCTATCGCATTTACTCATAAAAAATTACGCCCTGATTGATCAACTCGAACTGACGCCCGACCGTGAGCTAAACATCATTACGGGCGAGACGGGTGCGGGTAAGTCGATTATGTTAGGGGCAATCGGCCTGTTATTAGGTAATCGGGCCGATACGCGCGTTTTGTTCAATCCCGAACAGAAATGCATTATCGAAGGCGTATTTGGCGTGTCCGGTTATTTGATTGAACAGATTTTCGACGAAGAAGAATTAGACTTTTCCGATACCTGCATTGTTCGGCGGGAAATTAGTGTGAGTGGTAAATCACGGGCTTTCGTCAACGATACGCCTGTCAATCTGGAGACGCTCCGGCGCGTGACCAGCCAGCTGATGGATATTCACTCCCAGCACGATTCGGTTTTGTTGGGTTCGAATGAATATCAACTGGAAATCGTCGATACGTACGCACAGGACGACAACCTGCTTCGGCAATACCGTGTTGACTATCAGGCATACCGGTCTAAAAAGACGATTTACGATCAACTTCAGGCAGAAGCATCGGCCATGCGGAAGGAGTTTGATTACAACAACTTTTTATTTGAAGAATTAGCCAAGGCGCAGCTACTACCTGACGAGCAGGAATCGTTGGAGCAAGAGCTGAACATTCTTGAAAATGCCGAAGAAATCAAAGAGCGGTTGCAGCTCGCGTACGAATATTTAGACAATACCGAACAGTCGGTCATTGACTTTCTAAAAGGCACCGTCAGCAACCTAGCCTACATCAGCAAGCTATCGGACCAGTACGAACAACTGTTACAGCGAGCGCAGAGCAGTCTGATCGAACTGCGGGATCTGGCTGACGAAATCAGTTCGGAGCAGGATAATGTCGATATTGACGACTCCCGCGCCGAAACCATCCGGGAACGACTCAACCTGATTTACCAACTCCAAACCAAGCACCAAGTCAAAGATGTAGCGGCTCTGATTGCGTTACGCGATGAACTAGAGCGGAAGGTCGGTAAGGTGCTTAATCTGGACGATACACTTGCCGAAGCCAAGGCGCAGGCTGATGCGGCCCGTGAGCAGCTACAACTCAGCGGGCAAACGCTGTCGAACGCCCGACAGGTCGTGTTACAGCCTATCGAAAACGAAATTGGTGGTTTGCTCAAAGAGTTAGGCATGCCCAACGCTTCTTTAAACGTTCGATCCGAAGTTAGTAAACCGACGCCGACAGGCATTGACACAATCTCGTTTCTGTTTAGCGCGAACAAGGGCGTCAAACCACAGCAGCTGAAGAACGTAGCTTCCGGTGGCGAGTTCTCCCGATTGATGATGGCGATTAAATACATTCTGGCCAGCAAGCGCTCTTTACCGACAATTGTCTTCGATGAGATTGATACCGGCGTCTCGGGCGAGATCGCGATCAAGATGGGAAATATGATGCGTGATATGGCCCATAGTCACCAGATTATAGCCATTACTCACCTGCACCAGATCGCCGGACAAGGGACTGCACATTACTTCGTGTACAAAGATCATTCGGCCTCCAAAACCGTCAGCCGCATCAAAAAGCTTACCTTTGATGAGCGGGTCAATGAAATTGCTCAGATGATTGGGGGTAACAACCCATCGGCCAGCGCCGTTAAAAACGCCCGCGAGATCTTGAAACAACGAGCTACCGCCACTGTCAAATGATACCCGATGTACGACACAGGAGAACCGTACTTCTGTGTCGTATCTTTTATTTTTTCGTTCTCTATGATTAAACCTATTCGTACCGTTTTCGTATTGTTAGCCTTAGGCGGATTGTTCTGGGCTTGCGGCAAATCAGACGATGAAACCGTCAAAGAAGCAGAAGATGAAGTTTTTGCCATTCATGATGAAGTTATGCCGTTGATTGATGACGTCATGAAACTGCGTAAGCGCGTAAAAGCACGTATCACGACACTCGATAGCACCAAAGCGGCTGGCTCGGCTTCGACCACGCTCCGCATCGACGAAGAACGTGATCAGGCGCAGCGAATTGTCCGAAACCTGTCGGAAGCGGACAGCCTTATGATGAACTGGATGGACCAGTACAAGACGGATACAATCGCCAAGTTGCCCTCAGAAGACGCACTGCGCTATCTGGATGGGCAAAAAGAAAAAATAACTGATGTTAAAGCAAAGATTACGGGTAGCCTTACAGAAGCCGGTCAGTATTTACAGAAAAAATAAGAGCCGGTTTTTGGTAGTAGGTTTATTGGCTGTCGCAGCGGGTTGTAGCACGGGCGATGATAAATTACCGATTCTGGGCCAACGCGAAGCCATTACAAAGACGGTCAATGGTAAGTCTGTTACCGACTCCGTTTACCACACGATTCCCGATTTCAAGTTCGTCAGTCAGTATGGTGATACGGTCACGGCTAAAAACCTGGCCCGAAAAATTTACGTTGCCGATTTTTTCTTTACAACCTGCCCCACGATCTGCCCGAAAATGAAGGTTCAGTTAAAGCGGGTTTACGAGAAATTTAAGGGTAATTCGGATGTAGCCCTCCTGTCGCATACCATCAATCCCGATCACGATTCAGTGGCGGTGCTGAAAGAGTTTGCCGACAATCTTGGTGTAACGGGTAAGCAGTGGCTGTTTGTCACGGGTGATCGGGAAAAGATTTACGACATCGGTCAAAATAGCTACATGGTTACCGCCCAACAGGACTCATCAGCGCCAGGTGGCGTTGTTCACAGCGGTGCGTTTATCTTGGTGGATAAGGACAAACACATTCGGGGAATTTACGACGGCACAACCGAGAAGGGCGTTGACAACTTAATGAACGATATGGACCGGCTGTTGGCCGAGTATAAAAAATGAAACGGCTTTGGGGTTTTACAGTTCTTGCTTGTTTACTTGTCAGTAATATATCCTGCCAGAGCGAAGAAGAAATTAAGCGACAACGGTATATCACGGAAGGGATTCTACTCTACAAAAACTACTGCGCTAACTGCCATCAGAACAAAGGCGAAGGTCTTGCGGCCCTCTACCCGCCTATTGCGAACTCTGATTACCTAGCCAACAAAAACGACGTAATTTGCCTAATCCGCTACGGCCAGCAAGGCCCTATTGTGGTTAACGGAAAGCGGTATAATCGACCAATGCCTGCCCAGCCACAACTTAGCAATCTGGAAGTGGCAGAATTAATGACCTACATCTACAACCAATGGGGCGGAGAAAAGAAAGTAATTGATGTCAAGCAGGTAACCCCCATCCTTGAGCAGTGCAAGAAACCTTAACGGCACGGCGGGCTTACCGCAAAGATTTTGCCCTTATCGCTGATTGATCGCCAGCAAACAGATTCATTGTTGGCAATTAATTAGCGATAAGGGCAACGTTTATGAGTGCTTAGTTAAAACCGGGTCCTCCTTCGACGTTGAAAACGCCGGTTGGCTTACGAATGGAATACTGCGAAAAGTCCTGATTGGCGTCCAGACCTACCCCGTATAATTTTTCGCCGGTAAGCTGGCTGATCACAGCAACTTGCTTGTCGGTGAATACTTTTTTGGTAACGGGGTTCCAGTTCAGCTCCGGGGTAAGCAGTTTTTCCTGCTTTAGTTTATTGATTACAACAACGTGGCCCATTACCGTGTACAAATCCTTTGCTTTGTCGTAACGTCCCGAATCGGAGCGTAGCGTGGTGGCCTCTTCGCCGGTTGGCCCGTAGAATACGATATTTACGGGTTTGGGGTACTTACGGTTGTCGTTTAGGTAGCGGTACTGCTTAGGCGTTGTTAACTTTACTTTTAGCATAGCAGCCTCGCTGTACAGCAGACGGACATCGTTGATTTCTTCGATTGGTCCTTGATACGGTTCAACTTTCTTGGCCTGCTTTGGTTCACCACATGCCAGCAGCAGTAAGCTTCCAACTGCTGGCACGACAATCATTCTTATGAATACGCAAATTCTGTTCATTGGGTAAGCAGTGTGAATGCTACCGAAATAACACCTGATACTGACGGTAAGTTTACAGGTTCGATTAGTCGATAACGGGCTTACGGAACCAGCGGTCCGTTAGCGAGAAACCAAGGGCAATCCGTACGTACTGCTCCCGTACCTGCGTACCTGTTAGCACACCGCGCTGTCCACCAACGAACGATAACGTAATCCGATTGACAAAGTAAGCGCCTACTGGCAGCGATAAGCCCAGGCTACCGTTGATGTCATTGATCTGCGCTCCCTGAATTTCGTAAGGTAGTTTGTTGTACTGGAAGCCAGCCCGATAAGTAATCAGATCGCTGTATTTGTTCGAGGTAGGCTTGGGTGTGTACTCAACACCAGCCGCAACGTTCATTCCATCGACTAATCCACCCGACTGGTTATTGATCGTTTTGTATTTTCCCCACTGCTGAAAACCAACATCAACGCCAATGAGCAACCGGTTTGACCGTTCGATGCTTACGCCGAAATTCATCTGCTGAGGCAGTGTCGTTTTTCCTGTCGCGTTATAACGCAATGTATCGGCTGTGCCCAGGTCTGCACCGGCGAGCGTAGTCTGCTGATAAATGTTTGTTTCGCTTCCCTTAACCCGTGTGGTGGGATCATAGGTTGCACCCAGATTAAGCGTCCATTCATTACTCAGCTTAGGCCGCCAGGCAGCACCCAATTTCCAGACGACATCGCTGTAATTGGCCCGGCTCAACCGATTGACACGCGTATCCGGCGAACCAACACCTAGTTGATTGACAATGATCCGCGCATCCGACGAGTTGGTAACGTTTCCAAACAAAAAGGCGGCCTCAGCACCTACGAATATATTTTTAAATAACCGGTAACCAGTGGCAAACGCACCTTTGTTTAGACCGCCACGGCCACTGTAATTATATTCTACGACTGACGAATTACCAGGCAACACGTTATACTGCGTGAGTGAGTAATTGACGTACGTATAAGGGCGAAGGCTCAATGACATACTCCACCGGGAGCTAGCCGGAAAGGCCAGCGCCAGATACCCCAGGTTTCCGCCAAAATTCCGCTGAACCTGCGTCTGGTTACTGACGTTCTGACTGAGTGTTCGTGACTCACCCAGCAAGCCAACTTCAAAAACAGTATACGGCGGACGGCTTCCCAGCAACGCGGGATTCTGTAAATTCAAATAAAATGGACTGGAGTTGCTGATGCCGATTCCCCCCATGCCTATATTAGTGACGTTGCCCGTTGGGTAAAGTTCGCCAATACCCAGTGCTGAATAGGGTGAGCTTCCTAATCCTTGTGCCAGTACAACCGGCGACGTCGCGGCAGTGGCCAGCAAACTAGCAAATAGTACCCGGCTTATCCGCGTGTAAATTCTCAACATTATAGCGTAAAATTCGATTCAATCCTACCAGCACCAGTTCCGGCGCTGCAAATATCGGCTGTTTCAGACGACTTTCAAAAACCGGAGCGTCGCCACCACACAGTAAAACAACCAGATCGGGGCGATCCCGGCGGTACGTTTCTATGATACCGTTCATTTCGAACGCCATCCCATTTACGACGCCACTCTGCATAGCCTGCCGGGTGTTTTTGGCCGTTACGTCCGGCCAGTCCGTTGGCACATCCACGAGCGGGAGTCGCGCCGTTTGTTCGTGCATTGCCCGAAAACGCATCTGTAGACCCGGCGAAATAAGTCCTCCTCTAAAAACAGCGTCCCGGTCAACCAGATCAGCGGTCAGGCAGGTACCCAGATCAAACACCAGACAATCCTGCCCCGGAAATAAGCTTGAAGCGCCTACCGCAGCCGCCACCCGATCCGTCCCAAGCGTAGTAGGCGTATCATAATCTTTGCGCACAGGTACGGGCGTTTGTCCGTCCAATACCCAGACCGTATCGCTTACAGCTTGCAATAGGGTTCGTATCGCTTCGGCCGAGCGACTTGTCGATGACGCTAGTACCTGCTCAGGGTGTTTATAGGCCTCGCCTTTTTTATCCCAATCGGCTAAGAATACGTCGACAGACTCATAACGACCTGTTTCAACCAGCAGGGAGTCGCGAAACCAGGCGGTTTTCAAACTTGAATTCCCCCAATCAATAACCAGATTCATGCGTACAGATTCGTTGACCAGCTTCCGCACTACTATTGCACCCGAAAGGTAACGACAGTTTAGGGTGTAAACAGTGTCAAACGTTGTTGTTTTAAGGATTTTTAACGACTCTGACTGACCGTTGTCACGTAAAGAATCTCAAAATTACGGATAATTGGCAAAGCTTTTTATCGTTTCTGGAATAGATCGCAGAAACATTATTTGCGTATAGGGTGTTATCTTGACAAAACCGGATTAATACATTACCTTTGTCTTCATCAAGCCTGTTGGCAGGTAGTATCCTTCCTAGCAGCAATTCATAGCTGCGACGGATTTCCGGTTTTCCGACCATTTTGTTAACCACCGTATCTGGCCCCACCAGGTTCTCGTGTTTGGATCAAACAAACTACGTCCTAGTTATTTTATTTGACTTGTTTTCATTGCGTACGTATTCTGAACTTTCCAGGTTAGTTTAGTTTGGCTATCGGCGAGCGTTTTCGCTATCGTATAGTAGTCACAGACAGCCGCCCTGATAACTCCCCCCGGCACTCGATCAACTCCATTTTTCACTATTCCCGTACGAACGGCTTTTAAAGGTTTATTGAACCTGCACCCTATGTTTAAGAAAGAAGAATTAGATAAGAAGCTTCTCTCGGAGCTTCAGCCCATTGCCGAGCAGTTTGGCATTCGTAACATTGCCAAATACACCAAAGAGAAACTCGTTTACGAAATTATAAAACAACAGTCGGAACGCCCAGGCCCGGAAGGAACTGAAGAAACGGCTCCGGCTGAAGAAGCACCACGGCGCGGTCGGCGGACAAAAGCCGCCACGACGCCCGTAGAGACACCAAAAACCGATCAGCCGGAAACGGCTCCTACTGCTGAGACACCAGCCAGCACACGCACTCGCCAGCGCGTACGGCGCGATGTTGATGCCGCTGACATTCCAGCGCCAACGCCCGAAGATGGCATGACGGCAGCGGTTGATACAACGGCTATCGAGACGACACCAGGAACATTTCCGACTGATACACAGCCCTTAGACCAGTCGCCGGAAAGCATTCCTGCCGAGGCAGCGGCTCCGGTAACTACGGACGCCGAGCCAACGGAACAACCCGTTCGTAACCAGAACGAAAACGGACGTGACCGCAACAACGGTAACCCAGCAGCACGCTCAACGGAACCAGGCCAGCGAAACGATCGAAATAACGGTGCAAATGGCCGCTCTGACCTCAACCGGCAACGGAATCAACGGCCCGATGGAGCGCCATCCGGTCAAGGTCAGCGGGACACGGGCAACCGCCCACGTCTAGACAGTCAACGGGATGCCGGAACGACCGAGCGGAACCCACGCGAAACAGCAACCCCGGATCGTGGCTCGCGAGACGCAGCAACACCAGAGCGCGGACAACGCGATAACAATTCAAACCGGCGGGATTTCAACCAGCGCGACAACGGATCAAACGATCGCGGCAATCGTGACCAACGCGCTCGCAATCAACGGGTAGTAGCTGACGAAACAGCCTTGAATTTCAACGGCCACACGGAGGATGAATTCTTGACGCCAACGGTTGTCTCGGACGATAACATCGCAAACATGCAACCCACGGCTGCATCGGAAGCAACCGTTACGGAAACAGCCCCACAATCGCCCGAAACGGCGGTCGAAGCGCAACAACCCGGTCAGCCTCAGACGCAACAGCAGCAACCTCAGGTTCAGGCGGCTTCGCGGGAAGCCCAGGAATACCAGAACCGGATTCGTCGCCAGTACAATCAGCACATCCGGGAATTCGACGGTATCATTGATAACGAAGGAGTTCTGGAAATCATGCAGGATGGTGGCTACGGGTTCCTGCGTTCAGCCGATTATAACTACCTGGCTAGCCCCGATGATATTTACGTATCCCCTTCGCAGATTAAGCTGTTTGGCCTGAAAACAGGCGATACCGTTCGCGGAGCAATTCGTCCACCGAAAGAAGGCGAAAAATACTTTGCGTTGCTTCGGGTATCGACCGTAAATGGTAAAACAACCGAGGAAATCCGCGACCGGATCCCGTTCGAATACCTAACTCCTTTATTCCCGGACGAACAGCTCCATCTGAGCAACCGCCCTGAAAACTACTCATCGCGCGTACTCGATTTGTTTGCGCCTATTGGTAAAGGACAGCGCGGTATGATAGTGGCACAGCCTAAAACGGGTAAAACGGTGCTGCTCAAAGAGATTGCGAACGCCATCACGAAGAACCACCCGGAGGTGTATCTGATCGTGCTGCTGATCGACGAACGTCCCGAAGAGGTAACCGACATGGCGCGTAGCGTCAACGCAGAAGTTATTTCGTCGACGTTTGATGAGCAGGCGGATCGGCACGTTAAAGTATCGAGCATGGTACTTGAGAAAGCTAAACGCATGGTTGAATGTGGTCATGACGTAGTTATTCTGCTCGATTCCATCACTCGTCTGGCTCGTGCGTATAACACAGTCGTTCCTTCCTCGGGTAAAATCCTGTCCGGTGGTGTTGACGCCAACGCACTGCACCGTCCGAAACGCTTCTTTGGAGCGGCCCGTAACGTAGAAAATGGGGGTTCGCTAACGATTATCGCGACAGCGCTCATTGATACGGGCTCGAAGATGGACGAAGTAATTTTCGAGGAATTTAAGGGCACGGGTAACATGGAACTCCAGCTCGACCGCAAGCTTGCCAACAAGCGCGTTTACCCAGCGGTTGACGTACTGGCGTCGGGTACCCGCCGGGAGGATCTTCTGCTGGACAAAGAAACGCTACAGCGCGTCTGGATTCTGCGTAAACACATGGCCGACATGAACCCAATGGAAACAATGGACTTCCTGCTCGAGCGGATGAAAGGCACGCGCACCAACGAAGAATTCCTTATCTCGATGAACCGGTAAGCGGTTTATCACGAAATGCAGAGGCCCAATGCATAAAAGAGAATTCTCTTTTAGGCATTGGGCCTCTGCTATTTATGCCAGTTGACAACGTCCAGACGGGTCGTTAACTTGCACAAAATCCACAGTACCAATGAAAGACCTTATTCAATTAGCGATTCCGGGTTTTGTGCTTCTTTTGGTTGCGGAAGTCGTTGTTACGGCCATTCAGCAAAAGGATTACTACGAACTAAAAGATACGAGCAGCAGCCTGGCAATGGGCATCGGGAACGTGATCGTCGGCTTCGTCGGAAAAGTAATTGTCTTTGGGGCCTATTCGCTGGTTTATCAGTTTCGGCTGTTCACGTTTGATATG contains the following coding sequences:
- the rho gene encoding transcription termination factor Rho, producing the protein MFKKEELDKKLLSELQPIAEQFGIRNIAKYTKEKLVYEIIKQQSERPGPEGTEETAPAEEAPRRGRRTKAATTPVETPKTDQPETAPTAETPASTRTRQRVRRDVDAADIPAPTPEDGMTAAVDTTAIETTPGTFPTDTQPLDQSPESIPAEAAAPVTTDAEPTEQPVRNQNENGRDRNNGNPAARSTEPGQRNDRNNGANGRSDLNRQRNQRPDGAPSGQGQRDTGNRPRLDSQRDAGTTERNPRETATPDRGSRDAATPERGQRDNNSNRRDFNQRDNGSNDRGNRDQRARNQRVVADETALNFNGHTEDEFLTPTVVSDDNIANMQPTAASEATVTETAPQSPETAVEAQQPGQPQTQQQQPQVQAASREAQEYQNRIRRQYNQHIREFDGIIDNEGVLEIMQDGGYGFLRSADYNYLASPDDIYVSPSQIKLFGLKTGDTVRGAIRPPKEGEKYFALLRVSTVNGKTTEEIRDRIPFEYLTPLFPDEQLHLSNRPENYSSRVLDLFAPIGKGQRGMIVAQPKTGKTVLLKEIANAITKNHPEVYLIVLLIDERPEEVTDMARSVNAEVISSTFDEQADRHVKVSSMVLEKAKRMVECGHDVVILLDSITRLARAYNTVVPSSGKILSGGVDANALHRPKRFFGAARNVENGGSLTIIATALIDTGSKMDEVIFEEFKGTGNMELQLDRKLANKRVYPAVDVLASGTRREDLLLDKETLQRVWILRKHMADMNPMETMDFLLERMKGTRTNEEFLISMNR
- a CDS encoding type III pantothenate kinase, which produces MNLVIDWGNSSLKTAWFRDSLLVETGRYESVDVFLADWDKKGEAYKHPEQVLASSTSRSAEAIRTLLQAVSDTVWVLDGQTPVPVRKDYDTPTTLGTDRVAAAVGASSLFPGQDCLVFDLGTCLTADLVDRDAVFRGGLISPGLQMRFRAMHEQTARLPLVDVPTDWPDVTAKNTRQAMQSGVVNGMAFEMNGIIETYRRDRPDLVVLLCGGDAPVFESRLKQPIFAAPELVLVGLNRILRYNVENLHADKPGTIC
- a CDS encoding outer membrane protein transport protein, translating into MLRIYTRISRVLFASLLATAATSPVVLAQGLGSSPYSALGIGELYPTGNVTNIGMGGIGISNSSPFYLNLQNPALLGSRPPYTVFEVGLLGESRTLSQNVSNQTQVQRNFGGNLGYLALAFPASSRWSMSLSLRPYTYVNYSLTQYNVLPGNSSVVEYNYSGRGGLNKGAFATGYRLFKNIFVGAEAAFLFGNVTNSSDARIIVNQLGVGSPDTRVNRLSRANYSDVVWKLGAAWRPKLSNEWTLNLGATYDPTTRVKGSETNIYQQTTLAGADLGTADTLRYNATGKTTLPQQMNFGVSIERSNRLLIGVDVGFQQWGKYKTINNQSGGLVDGMNVAAGVEYTPKPTSNKYSDLITYRAGFQYNKLPYEIQGAQINDINGSLGLSLPVGAYFVNRITLSFVGGQRGVLTGTQVREQYVRIALGFSLTDRWFRKPVID